TGAAAACCTCAAAGGTCAAATTAGAGGTATGAGACAAGCTAATAGAAATGCCAATGATGGTATCTCATTAGTGCAGGTCGCAGAAGGCAGCTTGAACGAAGTTTCAAATATGCTCATTCGTTTGAGAGAATTGGGTGTACAAGCTTCCTCTGACACAATTGGTGACACAGAAAGAAAGTTTTTGGACGTTGAGTACCAACAGTTGAAATCAGAGATTCAGCGTATTACTGAAGCGACGGTTTACAACGGTTACGAATTACTTAACGGCACAGGTGGAATGATCGACATTCAGGTCGGCGTAAACAACGACCCTTTCCGTGACAGAATCAGCTTCAACGCTGGTGCTGCTAACGCCTCACTCGAGTCCTTGGGATTGGTGGCTGAAGGTGTAGGGACAAAAGAAGGTGCTCAGCTGAGCATGGATGTAGTAGATCAGGCACTCACTTCGGTGAATGCGATTCGTGCGAACTTCGGTGCTTTACAGAATCGTCTAGTATCAACATCAAACAACTTGTTGATCGCGGATGAAAATTTGTCAGCAGCGAATTCTCGAATCAGAGATACTGACGTAGCGGCAGAGACTTCTGAAATGACGAGA
This region of Bdellovibrio sp. 22V genomic DNA includes:
- a CDS encoding flagellin, with the protein product MGLRIGTNVAALNAQKNLYMTQINANRSMARLASGMRINQAADDAAGLAISENLKGQIRGMRQANRNANDGISLVQVAEGSLNEVSNMLIRLRELGVQASSDTIGDTERKFLDVEYQQLKSEIQRITEATVYNGYELLNGTGGMIDIQVGVNNDPFRDRISFNAGAANASLESLGLVAEGVGTKEGAQLSMDVVDQALTSVNAIRANFGALQNRLVSTSNNLLIADENLSAANSRIRDTDVAAETSEMTRNNILLQAGVSVLGQANQSQQLALKLLG